The following nucleotide sequence is from Alteromonas sp. V450.
ACAGGCTATTATTCGGCGCGCAATAACGAGTCTGTTGTTTTTGTTCGTACTGAAGAACAAGCGCTAAATACTCTTGTGCACGAAGTAACTCATACTATAAACCGCCATTGGTATGGGCGGATGGGTAAGTGGTTAAATGAGGGAATAGCTGAGTACGCAGAAAACATTGGTGATGTTAAGGCGAGCGGTTGGGTAGGGCACATTCGAAAGAATGGGCTTTTACCTCTTCATACACTCTTATCAAGTTCAAGAGAAGAATGGCAGATAGCTCCTCAAAGTCATTACGCGACAAGCTGGGCTTTTGTTGCATTTCTTATGGCGCAAGATCGTGATTTTCTGAGCAGGTTATTGTTACAGGAAGCCGAGAATGGATGTCACGAATTATCAATTGAAGATGTAGAACGGCTTTATGGTCAAAGTTTAGAACATTTGCAACGCGAATTTTTGTTATGGACAAAGCGTCGTAAGTTATAAGGCCAGCAATAGTGTTATTTCTGAGTTGGGCAAAAAGGTTTCGTAAATCGCTAAAGGGTTAAATGCATGGACGTGTTGGGGTTAATATTTGCAAGTTATATAGATGCTGTTTCGAATAATGTCTATAACAGGTTTACTGATATGTATGGTGTGGACGTTCAAGCCCAAACAGTCGAGTATAATAACTTCAGAATTTCTTATTCTTATCAACTTTGGAGAATTCAGCCAAAATCGGTATGTAGCACTTACGAGGGCGATCTGAACACTATGTCGAAGTGTACTATTTCAGCGAAGCAAATGTTTAATGAAATGTGTATGTACCTTCAGAACAAGCCTAGCAACGGTTGGAAGTACACTAAATTTAAAAATATGTACTGTTCGGCGGCAATTAACTACAAACCAGTTATCGCGAACGTAACCTTTGGCGCAAAATCTGAAGCACAAAAAGCAAAAGAAGCGTGCAGTTTAGCAACTCTACGAGTGATGCAGTCGGCTTCATCCGCAAATCTTTCTGCGAAAGAGGCGGCATGTGGGAAGCGTTGAACGTTCTTGTAAGGCTGAATTATAAAGCCCTGTGAGTGCCTTGTTCATTGCTTTTGGACTCCGGAGGCAAAGGTTGTGAGTTCTAATTTGAGCTGACTATCTCTGAAGGTAAAAAGATCAGCTAAAAATCAAAATAGATTTGATCCCCTCAGAGTGAGAGCTTCAAGTTGGTGGTTAATACGTTCAAGAGATGAGTTGTCCAGAACTACCTTTTTAGACAAGGCGTAATGTTTGGTTAAAGAATTATGGTTCATAATCGGAATGATAGGCTTTTGTTTATATTCTATGAACCAGCCAGGAATAACAACCACGGGGCTGGCCTCCACACTCATTCCAGTGCTTTGAGTTAACTGCTTACTTAGCCAATCTGCTTGTCGCTTCGCTTGCTCAACCGTCGACGTGTCTGTGTAATGAGGGAACTGAATTTTTTCGCCTTCTACGGTTAATTTGTGTGAACTCTTAGAGTTGTTTACGTTTGGTTTCCGCCTTCCTTTAGTTTCGATAGCTAATACACCTCCTGGAAACGTTAGCACATGGTCAATATTAAAATTAGGTGCCTGCACGTCGTGAAATACACGTACTCTACTATCTGTTATTTTCGACAAAGCAAATGATACTGCCCATTCGGCCTCTATTCCTAATCTAGTGATTCTAATTTTATTGAAGGCCTTTATTGCTTTAAATAGTGAATAAATAGCAGCTGCAAAAAAAACAGTGACGTATATTAACCAATTTTTCGACACGTCCACGAAACCTAGCAAGTCTGCAATGGTTGGCAGTGAAAAAGGAAGTTGGAAATATAAGGTTGATAGTAGTGAATATACCAGCATGTCTAATGTTGCATCTCTATGCTGCTGCAACAATGTAAAGGCTGGGATTCGTGCCGTACGAGCATAGTCAAAAGGTATACGTGATTTTTTATCTGTAATTTTGTTGTAGCAAACGGCGAAAAGTATCACTAAAGCGAAGGGGAAAAGCGATATCGCCATTACGAAAAGTATTTCCATGTACATTCCTTGTTTTAAAGTACTTTAAAATTTTAAGTTGAAATGATGATTCTGCGAACCTTTGCATTTACCTTGATTATTCACAACTTAATTCAATAACTCCCAGGTCACATTCATCGGTTTTTCACTTTCATGCTTAACGTATTTCACTTCACCATAGAACATAAAGGGTGAAGCCGTTTTCCCTCTCAATTTGCTCTCTCGAGCGAAAAGGTAAACGCGACTGCCCAATTTCTGGTGTTCAATTATTTCTCTGCCGCGCTTGTTACTCGGTGAAGTGCTATTTTGCGATTGCCAATGAAAGTGTTTATCGTCAATAAAATAATCATGGTACTGATGTTCGCTACCTTTACCTTGCTTGTTTAGCGTAACTAGCAAAATTTGAACATTCTGTTCTTTGAGTACGACATGCCCCGATTGCCAATTACCAGGATTAAACTCTTCGTTGAAAAGCTGTGGGATCTCTTCGCGCATTAGTTCTTGCCCTACAAAAAGTTCAAGCGGGTCCACTTTTCCTTTTAGCCGCGCGAAGGTCATCATTTCTTCAGTGGCTATGAGATCATCATAATCTGGATTAGCTGCTCTCAAAGTATAAGAGCCATCAGGATTTTTGAGTACTTTCCTCAGCAAGTATTGATTGTCGCCAGTTTCATCCTGCCTTTCGATGGCTACGGTTGTATTGCTAATACTACCAGCATTATTTGGTGTGATTTGCTCTAGGAGCAAGTAGTCACCATCATAAATAGGGTTCTTACCGCCGTTCATAGAATTACCAGATGCACGAGCGATGAAATGTCGCGAGTTGTCTATATTCCCATAGCCGTGTGGTGCATTTACAAGTTCAGACTCATCGGCATTACCCGTTTTGAAATGACCGCAAGCTATTTTTATATCGGGAAAAAATGGAAGCTGCACTTTCTCGGGAAACTGAACGATATTATTGGAAAAAGGGGTAGTTATAGCTAATCGCTTGTGGCTGTAGCTAGCGAGGCGCTGATTATTGATCTCAGCTGTCATAGCTAAAAACAAATGATATTGAATTGCTGTAATACTTTGTTTGAAATGAAATTGCTGCTCACTAATATCGAACCAAGCAATCTTCGATTCGGACTCTGCTGTACACCAAAATTTTACTGGGTTGCTACGCCAATGCGCTCGCCACTCTGATTTACTTAATGCGGCTAATTGTTGTTTACTTTCTGGTAAGTCAGAAATCCATTCTGGGTTATCTAAAAACCACTGTCGCGCCCACTCTGCCAAATCATCAACATTTACCTGTGAATGAAAAGCATTTTGCTCAATCAGCGTGGCAACTAACACCAACTTGTAGCACTTTGAAGTACGAGTAATGGCTAGGTCTTTAAACCACTGTAGGTGCTCTTCAAGCACTTCTAGTTCGTCAGCATTAAGGTCGCCCTTGCTATCAACAAATTCCCACCACGACCCTCTATTTCGTCTAAGTTTTTCTAAACTTGCGCCGGATTGATAGAACTCTGTGTATGTCGGTCTTCGACCTAACGTTTCTTTTAACTTATCGTATTGAATATCAAGCTCGTCTTCAGAAAGGCTTGTGAGAAAATCAATAAATTCCAAATCAAAGTTAACGTAACAACCGGCAGGAAGTAGTTTATTGGCGTTTCTTGCTAGGTCGACCATCTTTCTGCGGTTTTGTGGGCCATTCAAGACGCTAGCTAATAGCATTTCTGGGCGGTTTAAGAAGCTATGGTGATTACCCACAAAATCTAAAATGACAAGCCTTTCCTTTCCCTTGCTTTTACGAAGACCGCGCCCCATTTGCTGTAGAAAAAGTATTTTTGATTCTGTAGGCCTAAGCATCAATACGGTATCTATCTTCGGTAAATCGACACCTTCATTGAATAGATCTACCGAGAACAAAATTTTAATTTCCCCGCTATTAAGCTTGCTTAAGGCTTCGCTTCGCGTTAGTGATGAATCGGAATGGACGCTAGCTGCTGCTACACCGTGTTGATTAAAGTAATCTGCCATGTAATCGCTGTGTTTGCGCGATACGCAAAAAGCCAGTGATACATCTTGCGACTTTGCTTTCCACTCACTGAGAACATGTTTCGCCCGGCCTTTGGTCGCTAATTTATTAGATAGCTTTTCGGGATCGAACTTTCCATTTCGCCAAGGTAGGTGCTCGTAGTCTACTTCCTTGTCGAAAATTCCGAAGTAAGTAAAAGGGCACAATGCCTCTGCCTTTACACCATCAAACAAGTCCTGTTGGTAAATAAGGTTGTTGTCGCATAGCTTGAGGATATCGCTCCCGTCAGTTCTATTCGGCGTTGCGGTTAAACCTAACAAAAATGATGGCGTGAAATGCTTCAGTAAACGTTGATAACCACCCGCTGCGGCGTGATGAAATTCGTCTACAACAATATAATCGAAAGCAGTAACAGGAAACTTAGCTAGATGAGTGAGCTGTCCGATGGTTTGTATGGAGGCAAACAAAAAGTCGTACTCTTCATCTTTCTGTTTTCCGCTGTATCTGCCTACCTTTTTGTTCGGGTGTATTTTAAGAAAGCTAGCCTCAGCTTGAAGTAAGATTTCTTCTCGATGTGCTACAAAAAGTACTTTTTTAGCATTTATCTGGGCAGCATCAAAAGCTGCTAGGTAGGTCTTACCCATACCTGTTGCTAGAACCACTAAACCTTTCTGAATATCTCTTTCTCGCGCCTGATTAAGTGCTGCTAGTGCAGCCACCTGATGCTCTCTTGGCTCCGGAATTTCATGCTCTTTTTCATCTGGCAGTGATGCTGCAGATTGAAATGGTGTAACAACCCTTGCTGTGTTGTATCTAATTTCGTAGTCAGCTATTAAGTCGTAAGTTAATGGCTTAACTTGGGGCAATGTGAAAAGGTAGCGATACTGCTCTCGAATTTCTTCAATTCGGGCAATGGCTTCTTTGTCGTTATCATTAGGGTAATCAATTCGATAGTTCCACTCTATGCCATCTGTAAGCGCAGTTTTACTAATATTACTAGAGCCAACGAACGCTCTGGCAGATGTTAGTGTTTCACCGTTATTTTTGACAAAAATATAAGACTTTAAATGAAAGCTGGTAGCGTGCTTACTTTCAAAGAGTTGAACGTCGGCACCTCTTTCCTTTAGTAACATCAAACGCTTTAGGGCTTGTGGCTCCGTTATATTCATATAGTCTGAAGTCAGCAAGGATAATGTAACGTCACGCTCTTCAGAATTCATAGCATCTTCAATGTCTTGAATGATAAGGCTTAGTCCAGACATACGAATAAACGAAACTGCTATTTCTATACTGGTCGCGTTTTTCAGGGCATCGCGAATTTCATGTAGAAGGTAGTGCTTGTTTCTACCGCTAACCAAATAATTTTTAGCAGTCATTACACCTTCACCACTTCAACCGTAACCCACTTAACATCATCACGGTTTAAACCATCCTCACTCGGAACCGAGTTTAAATTGCGTGCTGTTAGGCCGTTGATTTGTGCTAATGCCGCCAGTTCCTCATAACTGACAGGGTGCATGGGTCTTGCTTCATCGTTTGGGCCGAACCGAAGGCTTATGTACATAACGCCATTTTCTGAAAGCAATGCGGCCAAACGTTTTAACGCGGGTGGCCTTTCATCTTTAGGCAAGTGCATCCATACCGCAGAAAGCAATATTAGGTCGAAAGTTTTTGGGGTTTGGGGTAGGGCGGTAAGTGCAGGTAGGCTGGCATTACACCATGTAACACTGTTATGCGAATGGGCTTTTGCTAGGTTGCGCAGTTCATCGGCGGGTTCTGCGGCTACTACCTTCCAGCCGTGTTTGGCTAACCAGTTGGCGTCACGGCCACTGCCTGCACCTACGTCTAGTGCAGCACCTGTTTTAGCTTGCTGTAAAAATGCTTTCCAATCGGTGTGAACACTTTCTGCACTAACCGAATTATATAAATCGAAATAGTGTTGTGCTTTTGCACTGTAATGCTTAATAGTGATGCTCAACGTAACGTTACCTCCCTGTTAACCGCCATACATTATCGCATACTGTTGTCTGCCGCCAACTTATATAAATATCGATATTATCGTGTCAATTTTGAAGGTATTCCTTCATGCGTTCTTCAAACTCAAGAATTTCATTTTTGTAGGGTGACTGCGTTAAAAACGCCTTTGCTTGTTGTGGATTTGTATCTTTCAAGCTTCCGTAAATAATGCTTGAGAGGCGCTGCTGTTGTGCTTCACTGTCAAGATAGTGCATATATTTAACAGCAAATTTGGGGTTCATATAGGCGATATTATTGATAAATTCACCAAATGTGTTTTGGTTATACACCGCGATGGGTTGCTTAGCGAACCATTGCATTGCCGCCTCAGGGTTCTCCCACCCCCAATTGCGTAAGTGGTTCACTACTTTTTTATTAATTTGTTCGGGCGCCGTGTTTTCCACAAGCCAGTTTCCACTTTTTTCTTTGTCATGGTTAGCCCAGGCTCGTACAAAGCTATCCTTTAGCTGGTCAGCGCGGTCGCCCGTATAACTTTCAACAAGCCACGCACCAGCTTCTTCGGGGTTTTTCTTGGCCCACTTATTAATAATACCTTCAGCAACAGCATTGTTGTCTATGGTTTCGGTGAGTGTAAGTAAGTCAACGAAATCTTGTTTCGAAGCCAGGTTTTCAGTAAGTCCCCATACGGACATTTCTACTTTGTACCCCAGCTCACTAAGCTCGCTTAACTTGTCGATAGCCAACGCCATATCTTGCTTCGCTAGGGCTGAAAATGTATCGGACAAACTGCCTTGTAGCATTTGTTGACG
It contains:
- a CDS encoding nuclease-related domain-containing protein, with product MEILFVMAISLFPFALVILFAVCYNKITDKKSRIPFDYARTARIPAFTLLQQHRDATLDMLVYSLLSTLYFQLPFSLPTIADLLGFVDVSKNWLIYVTVFFAAAIYSLFKAIKAFNKIRITRLGIEAEWAVSFALSKITDSRVRVFHDVQAPNFNIDHVLTFPGGVLAIETKGRRKPNVNNSKSSHKLTVEGEKIQFPHYTDTSTVEQAKRQADWLSKQLTQSTGMSVEASPVVVIPGWFIEYKQKPIIPIMNHNSLTKHYALSKKVVLDNSSLERINHQLEALTLRGSNLF
- a CDS encoding DUF3427 domain-containing protein gives rise to the protein MTAKNYLVSGRNKHYLLHEIRDALKNATSIEIAVSFIRMSGLSLIIQDIEDAMNSEERDVTLSLLTSDYMNITEPQALKRLMLLKERGADVQLFESKHATSFHLKSYIFVKNNGETLTSARAFVGSSNISKTALTDGIEWNYRIDYPNDNDKEAIARIEEIREQYRYLFTLPQVKPLTYDLIADYEIRYNTARVVTPFQSAASLPDEKEHEIPEPREHQVAALAALNQARERDIQKGLVVLATGMGKTYLAAFDAAQINAKKVLFVAHREEILLQAEASFLKIHPNKKVGRYSGKQKDEEYDFLFASIQTIGQLTHLAKFPVTAFDYIVVDEFHHAAAGGYQRLLKHFTPSFLLGLTATPNRTDGSDILKLCDNNLIYQQDLFDGVKAEALCPFTYFGIFDKEVDYEHLPWRNGKFDPEKLSNKLATKGRAKHVLSEWKAKSQDVSLAFCVSRKHSDYMADYFNQHGVAAASVHSDSSLTRSEALSKLNSGEIKILFSVDLFNEGVDLPKIDTVLMLRPTESKILFLQQMGRGLRKSKGKERLVILDFVGNHHSFLNRPEMLLASVLNGPQNRRKMVDLARNANKLLPAGCYVNFDLEFIDFLTSLSEDELDIQYDKLKETLGRRPTYTEFYQSGASLEKLRRNRGSWWEFVDSKGDLNADELEVLEEHLQWFKDLAITRTSKCYKLVLVATLIEQNAFHSQVNVDDLAEWARQWFLDNPEWISDLPESKQQLAALSKSEWRAHWRSNPVKFWCTAESESKIAWFDISEQQFHFKQSITAIQYHLFLAMTAEINNQRLASYSHKRLAITTPFSNNIVQFPEKVQLPFFPDIKIACGHFKTGNADESELVNAPHGYGNIDNSRHFIARASGNSMNGGKNPIYDGDYLLLEQITPNNAGSISNTTVAIERQDETGDNQYLLRKVLKNPDGSYTLRAANPDYDDLIATEEMMTFARLKGKVDPLELFVGQELMREEIPQLFNEEFNPGNWQSGHVVLKEQNVQILLVTLNKQGKGSEHQYHDYFIDDKHFHWQSQNSTSPSNKRGREIIEHQKLGSRVYLFARESKLRGKTASPFMFYGEVKYVKHESEKPMNVTWELLN
- a CDS encoding bifunctional 2-polyprenyl-6-hydroxyphenol methylase/3-demethylubiquinol 3-O-methyltransferase UbiG, yielding MSITIKHYSAKAQHYFDLYNSVSAESVHTDWKAFLQQAKTGAALDVGAGSGRDANWLAKHGWKVVAAEPADELRNLAKAHSHNSVTWCNASLPALTALPQTPKTFDLILLSAVWMHLPKDERPPALKRLAALLSENGVMYISLRFGPNDEARPMHPVSYEELAALAQINGLTARNLNSVPSEDGLNRDDVKWVTVEVVKV